One genomic region from Fictibacillus marinisediminis encodes:
- a CDS encoding formate/nitrite transporter family protein produces MNNKSEHKNAHPKTPQKYPERQYYFPAQIVETFIRKGKESIQTTYLAQLILSSLAGAFIAFGALGSVLLTMDIESAGIVNLMAGIGFMIGYAMVFLSGSILFTEVNILLPSYIMQSKFWISKKLLSFWFICYIGNFVGALFVGFLLNLSGSLHDEFYDYLLTFVEKKMEFTHRGTWGWFQVLFSGILANWLIGAAAVLATAARDVVGKILGIALPVIIFEAGNFQHAVANMGYFSISVLEGFDISWYKFILLNLVPASIGNLIGGGILVSLLLSYAYKEELDEGVLKEEEEAIEEMENKKEAPNGKPAGEPAGHQ; encoded by the coding sequence ATGAATAATAAATCCGAACATAAAAACGCGCATCCTAAAACTCCCCAAAAATATCCTGAGCGACAATATTATTTCCCTGCCCAAATCGTTGAAACGTTTATTAGAAAAGGAAAAGAATCCATACAAACCACTTATTTGGCACAATTAATTCTATCCAGTCTGGCAGGAGCTTTTATCGCTTTTGGAGCTCTAGGTTCAGTATTATTGACAATGGACATTGAATCGGCCGGCATTGTGAATTTAATGGCTGGTATCGGATTTATGATTGGCTACGCGATGGTCTTTTTATCAGGTTCCATATTATTTACGGAAGTAAACATACTCTTGCCCAGTTATATCATGCAGAGCAAGTTTTGGATCAGCAAAAAACTGCTGTCCTTTTGGTTTATCTGTTACATTGGAAATTTTGTGGGAGCTCTATTTGTCGGTTTTCTTTTAAACCTTTCAGGCTCGCTGCACGATGAATTCTATGATTACCTGCTCACATTCGTAGAAAAGAAAATGGAATTTACACATAGAGGAACATGGGGCTGGTTTCAGGTTCTTTTTTCAGGTATTTTGGCAAACTGGCTAATCGGAGCAGCAGCGGTTCTTGCTACCGCCGCAAGAGATGTGGTTGGCAAGATTCTCGGTATTGCTCTGCCTGTTATCATTTTCGAAGCCGGAAACTTTCAGCACGCTGTGGCCAACATGGGCTATTTCAGTATATCCGTCCTTGAAGGCTTTGATATCAGCTGGTATAAGTTTATTCTGCTTAATCTGGTTCCAGCAAGTATCGGCAATCTAATCGGCGGCGGTATACTTGTATCTCTGCTGTTGTCATATGCTTACAAAGAAGAACTAGATGAGGGGGTTCTGAAAGAGGAAGAAGAGGCAATTGAGGAAATGGAAAACAAGAAAGAAGCACCCAATGGAAAACCAGCTGGAGAACCAGCTGGTCATCAATAA
- a CDS encoding TraR/DksA C4-type zinc finger protein codes for MSLSKQQINELEQNLLKMKKQLEEQQELREKDESLQESTGEISSYDNHFGDMGSELYDREMAMALDENQEETLEDINEALQRIEEGTYGKCVDTGEEIPYERLKALPYAKRTVQAQEKADEEGKTDDYEIGEPSFVRKGEGKYEDSRMQSVDEIMETHGNASNKGEDA; via the coding sequence ATGAGCTTATCTAAACAACAAATCAACGAATTAGAACAAAATCTGCTAAAGATGAAAAAACAGCTAGAAGAACAGCAAGAGCTGAGGGAGAAAGATGAAAGCCTGCAAGAGTCTACCGGGGAGATCAGCTCATATGATAACCACTTTGGTGATATGGGGAGTGAGTTATATGACCGCGAAATGGCAATGGCGCTTGATGAAAATCAAGAGGAAACTCTTGAAGACATTAACGAAGCGCTCCAGCGCATTGAAGAAGGCACCTACGGAAAATGCGTGGACACGGGAGAGGAGATTCCTTACGAAAGATTAAAAGCCCTTCCTTATGCAAAACGGACGGTCCAGGCACAAGAAAAGGCTGATGAGGAAGGGAAAACAGATGATTATGAAATAGGTGAACCTTCTTTCGTCAGGAAGGGTGAAGGGAAGTATGAAGACAGCAGAATGCAATCGGTTGACGAGATAATGGAGACACACGGAAATGCTTCTAATAAAGGAGAGGACGCATAA
- a CDS encoding phosphatase PAP2 family protein: MSKLKSHILPLLLMLSIPLLHTFYELLNNGDRGARSLITSFDQHIPFIEAFIIPYVFWYLFIFGMLFYFFIYDRSLYFKTLLSLTIGMAICYVIYYFFQTTVPRPAIEGSGVLTNVIRYIYSADEPFNCFPSIHVLSSYLMVIAIRYCKTKTPVRIFAVNIAGYLIILSTLFIKQHVVLDAFAGILLGNILFNTIYYFKPMLSYATNKRYSKNKKAAEPR, translated from the coding sequence TTGAGTAAATTAAAATCCCATATTCTTCCTTTGTTATTGATGCTCTCTATTCCTCTTCTGCATACTTTTTATGAATTGCTGAATAACGGAGATCGGGGAGCAAGGAGTCTTATTACATCATTTGATCAGCATATTCCTTTTATTGAAGCCTTTATTATTCCGTATGTTTTTTGGTACCTTTTCATTTTTGGCATGCTGTTTTACTTTTTTATCTATGACAGATCCTTATATTTCAAGACGCTGTTGAGCTTAACGATCGGGATGGCCATCTGTTATGTCATTTACTATTTCTTTCAGACAACGGTTCCAAGGCCTGCCATAGAGGGCAGCGGTGTTCTCACAAATGTTATCCGTTATATTTACTCAGCTGATGAACCCTTTAATTGCTTTCCAAGTATTCATGTCCTGAGCAGTTATTTAATGGTCATTGCAATAAGATACTGCAAAACAAAAACACCAGTACGAATTTTCGCTGTCAACATTGCAGGATACTTGATTATTCTTTCCACACTCTTCATTAAACAGCACGTAGTTCTAGATGCTTTTGCCGGAATCCTTCTCGGTAATATCCTGTTTAATACAATTTATTATTTTAAACCTATGTTGTCCTACGCCACGAATAAACGTTATTCAAAGAACAAAAAAGCAGCCGAACCCCGATAG
- a CDS encoding C40 family peptidase: protein MKKLVAAAALLGMMAFNPIVGKAALGDHTLKQGMTSKDVQQLQTVLKKKGYFTYKKTTTYYGTYTKSAVKKFQKAKKLKADGVAGKSTFKALGVKTAVKSTSYSSSGLISTAKRYMGVPYRWGGTTPKGFDCSGYINYVFDKSAGIDLPRTVSGIYLKGTSVSTPKAGDVVFFQTYKHGASHAGIYIGDHKFIHSSSSKGVSIASMQNPYWAPKFLGAKKI, encoded by the coding sequence TTGAAAAAATTGGTAGCGGCAGCGGCACTATTAGGAATGATGGCTTTCAACCCGATCGTAGGGAAAGCAGCGCTTGGCGATCACACTTTAAAACAAGGTATGACCAGTAAAGATGTGCAGCAATTACAAACTGTCCTTAAGAAAAAAGGATATTTTACATACAAAAAGACGACTACTTACTATGGTACATATACGAAATCAGCTGTAAAAAAGTTTCAAAAAGCAAAAAAACTTAAAGCGGATGGCGTGGCTGGAAAAAGCACGTTCAAAGCACTAGGGGTTAAAACAGCTGTTAAAAGCACTTCATACAGTTCATCAGGTTTGATCAGTACGGCAAAAAGATACATGGGTGTTCCTTACCGCTGGGGCGGAACAACACCTAAAGGGTTCGATTGCAGCGGCTATATCAACTATGTTTTTGATAAATCGGCTGGAATTGACTTGCCTAGAACGGTTTCCGGAATCTATTTAAAAGGTACATCTGTCAGTACTCCAAAAGCTGGAGATGTTGTATTTTTCCAAACGTATAAACATGGTGCTTCCCATGCTGGAATATACATCGGAGACCATAAGTTTATTCACAGTTCATCTTCTAAAGGAGTAAGCATTGCTTCAATGCAAAATCCTTACTGGGCACCGAAATTCCTTGGCGCTAAAAAAATATAA
- a CDS encoding glycoside hydrolase family 2 protein, which produces MSRECREKLSLNGIWKCVPDEDNRMEGNIRNKPVYHSEELTWEDIHVPAHWQKAGYEDFQGVMWYKTVFRAPSLKKNKMFYICFDAVDYYSEVWLNGVYLGAHEGDFDSFEFNVSDFLEYCGENTLVIKVTSELDTKPERKKIAKGGLYHWDCLPVKQEGLTDCPEVPSSVNAHYPNPLVNPGGIWKGVYLEERCKVHIEHIQVTPYLKDEYKKATIYLDVEIQNNNSKEAKIDVEVSFLPHNFRGKIYRWKPQSYFQRPGTSSYSMTDQLSNPKLWWTWELGFPHLYKAVIEVWVNGVLVDKKIQIFGIREIKMDEKWIFYLNGTRVFIKGNNYLSDQFLSLMTKESYQLDVQMMLDANMNTTRLFAHAEQEEFYQLCNEKGIMVFQDLPFQWGYESTGLFIKRAEDVSRRFVRMLYNHPSIILWSCHSESRYHDYNKLDNMLLRVVKELDSLRPVIKNSVLVSDKELPHFFETLDDFTDYIGTHLSVHWVGWYWGKIEDAEFYNPMFVTEYGTQSIPNEDSLKKFMNQESLWPVNWEIYRTWGFQTNIYQSMMGSVMTQSLQELIDITQDYQVQFYKEHTEALRRKKYNKVSGLLQFHFVNTGPSIDWSIIDYYRQPKKAYFAMAKAFEPLHLSFNGEVTDGELGKTATVTPWIVNDYNVTFENCEIAYKVFLEDGTLVDQQCLPVPKIEKDSVQSFESLILPVSSGTTVKATGQLKDSNGKTVMENDKIIRSLPAEDEVQNPFKSPIRL; this is translated from the coding sequence ATGAGCAGAGAATGCAGAGAAAAATTAAGTTTAAATGGCATATGGAAATGTGTTCCTGATGAGGATAACCGTATGGAAGGAAACATTAGAAACAAGCCTGTATATCATTCAGAAGAACTAACTTGGGAGGATATCCATGTTCCAGCACACTGGCAGAAAGCGGGATATGAGGATTTCCAGGGAGTCATGTGGTATAAAACTGTCTTTCGTGCTCCGTCACTAAAGAAAAATAAGATGTTCTACATTTGTTTTGATGCTGTTGATTATTATTCAGAGGTTTGGCTCAACGGAGTGTATCTTGGAGCTCATGAAGGAGACTTTGATTCGTTTGAATTCAATGTCTCTGATTTTCTGGAATATTGCGGAGAGAACACACTGGTAATCAAAGTGACTTCTGAATTGGATACAAAGCCCGAACGTAAAAAAATTGCCAAGGGAGGCCTTTACCATTGGGACTGCCTTCCGGTGAAACAAGAAGGGCTGACAGATTGTCCAGAAGTTCCTTCTTCTGTGAATGCCCATTACCCAAATCCTCTGGTCAATCCGGGAGGAATATGGAAAGGGGTTTATCTTGAAGAACGCTGCAAGGTACATATTGAGCATATTCAGGTGACTCCTTATCTAAAAGATGAGTATAAGAAAGCCACCATCTACCTTGATGTAGAAATACAGAACAATAACAGCAAGGAAGCCAAAATTGACGTGGAAGTTTCATTCTTGCCCCATAATTTCAGAGGGAAAATATACAGATGGAAGCCTCAGAGCTATTTTCAGAGACCAGGTACGAGCAGCTATTCAATGACTGATCAGCTGTCCAACCCCAAATTATGGTGGACATGGGAGCTTGGATTTCCTCACCTGTATAAAGCTGTGATTGAAGTGTGGGTAAATGGGGTATTGGTAGACAAGAAGATTCAAATATTTGGAATCCGCGAAATTAAAATGGATGAAAAATGGATCTTTTATCTCAATGGAACAAGGGTGTTTATTAAAGGAAACAATTATTTGTCCGACCAGTTCCTCTCTCTTATGACAAAGGAATCCTACCAGCTTGATGTCCAAATGATGCTGGATGCCAACATGAATACCACCAGGCTTTTTGCCCATGCCGAACAGGAAGAGTTTTATCAGCTGTGCAACGAAAAGGGTATCATGGTTTTTCAGGATTTGCCGTTTCAATGGGGCTATGAATCTACGGGTCTTTTTATAAAAAGAGCCGAGGATGTTTCACGTCGTTTCGTTAGAATGCTGTATAACCATCCTTCGATCATTTTATGGTCCTGCCACAGCGAATCCCGCTATCATGACTACAACAAGCTGGACAATATGCTCTTGCGTGTCGTAAAGGAACTCGATAGTCTGCGGCCCGTTATTAAAAATTCGGTGCTCGTATCTGATAAGGAACTTCCTCATTTTTTTGAGACGCTGGATGACTTTACCGACTATATCGGTACGCATTTAAGTGTGCACTGGGTCGGTTGGTATTGGGGCAAAATTGAGGATGCTGAGTTTTATAACCCGATGTTTGTAACAGAGTATGGAACCCAGTCTATTCCAAATGAAGATTCCTTGAAGAAATTTATGAATCAGGAGTCTCTCTGGCCGGTTAACTGGGAGATCTACCGTACATGGGGCTTCCAGACCAATATTTATCAGTCGATGATGGGGTCGGTCATGACTCAGTCCCTTCAAGAGCTTATCGACATTACACAAGATTATCAGGTTCAGTTCTACAAGGAGCATACAGAGGCGTTAAGGCGAAAGAAATACAATAAAGTAAGCGGGCTTCTTCAGTTTCACTTTGTTAATACAGGACCGTCCATCGATTGGTCCATCATCGACTATTACCGCCAGCCTAAAAAAGCTTATTTTGCTATGGCTAAAGCTTTTGAACCGCTGCATCTGTCCTTTAACGGCGAAGTTACGGATGGGGAGCTTGGAAAGACAGCTACCGTAACTCCTTGGATCGTGAACGATTACAATGTTACATTTGAAAACTGCGAAATAGCCTACAAGGTGTTCCTTGAAGACGGCACCCTGGTCGATCAGCAATGTTTGCCTGTTCCAAAGATAGAGAAAGATTCAGTCCAATCATTTGAATCTTTAATCCTTCCGGTCTCATCCGGCACTACAGTAAAAGCAACAGGTCAATTGAAGGATTCGAACGGTAAGACTGTCATGGAAAATGATAAAATCATCCGCTCGCTTCCGGCAGAGGATGAAGTGCAAAATCCGTTCAAATCACCAATACGATTATAA
- a CDS encoding ABC transporter substrate-binding protein, producing the protein MKKGLLLLFCLVLALSMSACSNDNQGASGTEKNGEVQLKMWAHQGQPKEVDFYKKRIEEFNKAHKGKIHVKLDIIPSGAGHAYEDKINAAATSNGLPDVLDMDGPFVGNYAATGILAPIDDYVEKKDKQDFAKSIIQQGTYDSKLYALGAMESSIVVFYNKKLLKEAGINAPESLDKAWTWDQFMDASKKLTKNNVRGLTMHMDNGVGEWLTYMGSVFVWSNGGLLLNKDRTKADGYVNGPKSIEAMNYVKDLFKSKVVSVSNGPTDFEEGKAAMMLGGVWLIPGFEEYKNLDWGMTYFPYSKKKTSPSGSWAFGVSSQSKQPKEAAEVVKWMSNKDSVVEISKITGMPPARESAFKELPEYDKLPKKIIKDQVLNTAKARPATPAYPVLTAKFAEAFQAAALGQDVKKELDKAAKDTDRELERFKK; encoded by the coding sequence ATGAAAAAGGGATTGTTGCTGCTTTTTTGTCTTGTATTGGCTTTATCCATGTCAGCCTGTTCCAATGACAACCAAGGAGCGTCAGGAACAGAGAAAAACGGAGAAGTACAGCTGAAAATGTGGGCGCATCAGGGACAGCCGAAAGAAGTCGACTTTTATAAAAAACGTATTGAGGAATTCAATAAAGCTCATAAAGGAAAAATTCATGTTAAGCTCGATATCATTCCAAGCGGTGCAGGTCACGCCTATGAAGATAAAATCAATGCTGCTGCAACATCGAACGGGCTGCCGGATGTTCTTGATATGGACGGGCCTTTTGTCGGGAACTATGCAGCAACAGGGATTCTGGCTCCCATTGATGATTACGTAGAGAAAAAGGACAAGCAGGATTTTGCCAAATCCATCATCCAGCAAGGTACATATGACAGCAAACTATACGCACTTGGGGCAATGGAATCATCCATTGTGGTCTTCTATAACAAAAAATTGCTGAAAGAAGCCGGAATTAACGCTCCGGAATCATTAGACAAGGCATGGACATGGGACCAGTTCATGGACGCCTCGAAAAAACTGACTAAAAACAACGTCCGCGGGCTCACGATGCATATGGATAATGGCGTCGGGGAATGGCTCACTTACATGGGTTCCGTATTTGTATGGTCCAACGGCGGCCTCTTGCTCAACAAAGATCGCACTAAAGCTGACGGCTATGTCAATGGCCCGAAATCGATAGAGGCAATGAACTATGTCAAAGATCTGTTTAAGTCAAAAGTTGTGAGCGTTTCCAACGGGCCGACGGATTTTGAAGAAGGAAAGGCGGCCATGATGCTTGGAGGTGTGTGGCTGATTCCTGGCTTTGAAGAGTATAAAAATCTGGATTGGGGAATGACCTATTTCCCTTACAGCAAAAAGAAAACCTCACCTTCCGGATCTTGGGCATTTGGTGTGTCCAGCCAGTCCAAACAGCCGAAAGAAGCAGCCGAGGTTGTAAAGTGGATGAGCAATAAGGATTCTGTTGTAGAAATCTCCAAGATAACCGGAATGCCGCCGGCACGCGAGTCCGCGTTTAAAGAGCTGCCTGAATACGATAAGCTCCCTAAAAAGATCATTAAAGACCAGGTGCTGAACACAGCAAAAGCCCGTCCGGCAACACCTGCCTATCCGGTCTTAACCGCTAAATTTGCTGAAGCTTTTCAAGCGGCTGCCTTGGGGCAGGATGTAAAAAAAGAACTTGATAAAGCAGCGAAGGATACAGACAGAGAACTGGAACGATTCAAAAAATAA
- a CDS encoding carbohydrate ABC transporter permease produces the protein MEPVPQKTNVDHPLPTVSPKQRKRKNLFASYGFVGPAMILLFVFLILPAILALYYSFTNYYLLTPEKMKFVGMENYKRLAEDDIFLKSLGNTALFVVIVVPVQTLVALALALLVNQKVRGIKFFRMAFFAPVVTSMVIVSILWTFIYNPDNGLANSILNIVGIGPFQFLTDKDQAMYSIIFMSIWQGAGYQMMIFLAGLQEIPDHLYEAASIDGANAWQKLINITIPGIRNILVFIAIVTMIAATKLFIQPFVMTQGGPLDSTKTLVYMVYETGFKFRDVGYSSAIAILFFVIVLVISILQRKFIKESTE, from the coding sequence ATGGAACCCGTTCCACAAAAAACAAACGTCGATCACCCATTACCTACGGTAAGCCCGAAGCAAAGGAAAAGAAAGAATTTGTTTGCCAGCTATGGGTTCGTTGGCCCGGCGATGATTCTGCTGTTTGTCTTTCTCATACTGCCGGCCATTTTGGCACTGTACTATAGCTTTACAAACTATTATTTGCTGACCCCTGAAAAGATGAAATTTGTAGGAATGGAAAACTACAAGCGGCTGGCGGAGGACGATATCTTTTTAAAATCCTTGGGAAATACCGCTCTTTTTGTCGTAATCGTTGTCCCCGTACAAACCCTTGTCGCTTTGGCACTGGCCCTTCTTGTGAACCAAAAGGTAAGAGGCATCAAATTTTTCAGGATGGCTTTTTTTGCTCCTGTTGTCACTTCAATGGTTATTGTTTCCATCCTCTGGACATTCATCTATAATCCGGACAACGGATTGGCGAATTCCATCTTAAATATCGTGGGAATCGGTCCGTTTCAGTTTCTTACAGACAAAGACCAGGCGATGTATTCTATTATTTTTATGAGTATTTGGCAGGGGGCCGGCTATCAGATGATGATCTTTCTTGCAGGCCTTCAGGAAATTCCGGACCATCTCTATGAAGCAGCCTCCATTGATGGGGCGAACGCTTGGCAAAAGCTCATCAACATCACCATTCCCGGCATTCGGAACATCCTGGTATTTATTGCGATTGTAACGATGATTGCTGCTACTAAACTCTTTATCCAGCCTTTTGTCATGACGCAGGGAGGCCCTTTGGATTCTACGAAAACGCTCGTTTATATGGTATATGAAACAGGCTTTAAGTTTAGGGATGTTGGATATTCATCAGCCATCGCAATTCTTTTCTTTGTGATCGTGCTGGTCATTTCCATTCTGCAGCGAAAGTTTATTAAAGAATCTACAGAATAG
- a CDS encoding carbohydrate ABC transporter permease, producing MKKNRLFKLIGLYVALALLALLFLFPLVWMIVSSFKSEAQIFADLQSFKAFVPYTFSLDNYTGVFERIPFIRYLLTSTLYVSVIVLLGLFVNSLAAYAFARMEFKGRDFLFAAVVALIIIPFESILLPLYLIIDEFDWLNTYQALIVPFIANAFNIFMFRQFFLNLPKELEESARMDGASTLRIFFQIVIPLSKPVFITVALLTFITHWGDFMWPLIATTDESVRPLQVGMQFFFHQPPVKYGHVMAALTMATIPLLIIFVFFQKYYVQGIASAGMKN from the coding sequence ATGAAAAAGAACCGTTTGTTTAAATTAATAGGATTGTATGTCGCCCTTGCTTTGCTTGCACTTCTTTTTTTATTTCCGCTCGTCTGGATGATTGTCTCTTCCTTTAAATCGGAAGCGCAGATTTTCGCGGATCTGCAATCATTTAAAGCCTTTGTTCCATATACTTTTTCATTGGACAACTATACCGGGGTCTTTGAACGGATTCCATTTATCAGATATTTGCTGACGAGCACATTATACGTTTCGGTAATTGTTCTTCTAGGTTTGTTTGTAAACTCTCTGGCTGCTTATGCGTTTGCGAGAATGGAGTTTAAAGGAAGGGATTTTTTGTTTGCAGCCGTGGTCGCGTTAATTATCATCCCGTTTGAGAGTATCCTCCTTCCCTTGTATTTAATCATCGATGAGTTCGATTGGCTGAATACTTACCAGGCGCTGATCGTTCCCTTTATTGCAAATGCGTTTAACATTTTCATGTTCCGGCAGTTCTTTTTAAACCTGCCGAAAGAATTAGAGGAGTCCGCACGAATGGATGGCGCTTCTACACTGCGCATTTTTTTTCAAATCGTCATCCCGTTATCAAAGCCTGTTTTTATTACAGTTGCACTCCTCACGTTTATTACACATTGGGGAGATTTCATGTGGCCGCTGATTGCGACAACAGATGAGAGTGTAAGGCCGCTCCAGGTCGGCATGCAGTTCTTCTTCCATCAGCCTCCTGTAAAGTATGGACATGTCATGGCTGCCCTTACGATGGCGACCATCCCTCTGCTGATCATCTTCGTTTTCTTTCAGAAATACTACGTGCAGGGGATTGCGTCCGCGGGTATGAAAAACTAA
- a CDS encoding DJ-1/PfpI family protein — protein MKKRVLVYLYPQFREVEIMVALSIVSRFYEVLTFSLPHGAVTSECGLMMQPSIKLKNINPLEYDLLLIPGGRQAGSQSDVRLIRLIKAFDRDGVRIAAIGSGVLLAGKAGVLINKNFTATVIEEDHRKAKDWLTGRSVNRPVVEDKNIITAKNNAYIDFGLVIGDRLGCFNSIDDYNLYKGRV, from the coding sequence GTGAAAAAGAGAGTACTTGTCTATCTCTATCCCCAGTTTCGAGAAGTAGAGATTATGGTGGCGCTGTCTATCGTCAGCCGCTTTTATGAAGTATTAACCTTCTCATTGCCGCACGGGGCAGTGACAAGTGAATGCGGCCTTATGATGCAGCCGTCTATTAAACTAAAAAATATTAACCCTCTTGAATATGATTTGCTGCTGATCCCGGGAGGAAGGCAAGCCGGGAGCCAGTCCGATGTCCGGCTGATCAGACTGATCAAAGCCTTTGACAGGGACGGCGTACGAATTGCAGCAATAGGCAGCGGTGTGCTGCTGGCCGGAAAAGCGGGCGTGCTGATCAACAAAAATTTTACCGCTACTGTTATTGAAGAGGACCATAGAAAAGCGAAGGACTGGCTGACAGGAAGATCTGTAAACCGGCCGGTTGTTGAAGATAAAAATATAATAACCGCCAAAAACAATGCATATATTGATTTTGGATTGGTAATCGGTGACAGGCTGGGATGTTTTAACAGTATAGATGATTACAATCTGTATAAAGGCAGAGTGTAG
- the ytzI gene encoding YtzI protein has protein sequence MSTLLISIIVSVIIILFILVIFVVAISKGYSYKHTVDNLEENPYLQEKKEKSRDA, from the coding sequence GTGTCAACTCTTCTTATTTCAATCATTGTTTCTGTTATCATCATTTTGTTTATCCTGGTTATTTTTGTTGTTGCTATTTCAAAAGGATATTCTTATAAACATACAGTGGACAACCTGGAGGAAAATCCTTACCTGCAAGAAAAAAAAGAAAAATCGCGTGACGCATAA
- a CDS encoding DNA-3-methyladenine glycosylase family protein, producing MIKVIKPVSPFDFSKMLRRVSSAGKNNIVHVDMDNQTYKRMVHLANRPVLFQVKAIGSIDEPELEVEFPETLSQREQDELLVMVKRMFSTDIDIKQFYSQFSDHRYIAPLISDFYGVRLVTDPDLFESMVKIITGQQVNLTFAAVLIDRLIDLAGEHIEHESETFSVFPTAENMASLEYGQLRELQFSQRKAEYIIDFARLIASGTLDVNSLWAKSDEEVISSLLPIRGIGRWTIECLLIFAMGRTNVLPAADIGLRNGVRKAWGLEYQPSEEDVRRLAEDWAPWNTYITYYLWESLAVEPVIKEG from the coding sequence ATGATAAAAGTAATTAAGCCTGTATCACCCTTTGATTTCTCTAAAATGCTTCGTCGGGTGAGCAGTGCAGGGAAAAATAACATCGTACATGTGGACATGGACAATCAAACGTATAAAAGAATGGTACACCTTGCGAATAGACCGGTTCTGTTTCAGGTAAAAGCAATTGGAAGCATTGACGAACCGGAGCTTGAGGTAGAGTTCCCCGAAACTCTTTCACAGCGGGAGCAGGATGAATTGTTGGTTATGGTCAAACGCATGTTTTCAACAGATATAGATATAAAGCAATTCTATAGCCAGTTTTCGGATCATAGATACATTGCGCCGCTCATCTCGGACTTTTACGGTGTGCGGCTGGTCACCGATCCCGACCTTTTTGAATCCATGGTGAAAATCATAACTGGACAGCAGGTGAATCTTACATTTGCGGCCGTCTTGATCGACCGCTTGATCGACCTCGCTGGTGAACACATCGAACATGAAAGTGAAACATTCTCCGTTTTTCCAACGGCAGAAAATATGGCTTCTCTGGAATATGGCCAACTGAGGGAGCTGCAGTTCAGCCAGAGAAAAGCAGAGTATATTATCGATTTTGCGAGGCTGATCGCTTCTGGAACATTGGATGTCAACTCTCTTTGGGCAAAGAGTGATGAAGAAGTGATAAGTTCGCTTCTGCCCATCAGGGGAATTGGCCGCTGGACGATTGAATGTCTCCTTATTTTTGCAATGGGGCGTACCAATGTTCTTCCTGCCGCTGATATCGGTTTAAGAAATGGTGTACGTAAAGCATGGGGGCTTGAATATCAGCCGTCTGAAGAAGATGTAAGAAGACTGGCAGAAGACTGGGCGCCATGGAACACCTATATTACCTATTATCTTTGGGAAAGCTTAGCGGTTGAACCAGTCATAAAAGAAGGATAA
- a CDS encoding CBS domain-containing protein, with amino-acid sequence MNIAFFLLPKDEVAFLKSTSTIRQALEKLEHHRYTAIPVLDEKGRYSETLTEGDLLWTIKNTPGLTFETSHRFSISGIQKDRVIKSVYINAEMEDLLSLIATQNFVPVVDDQGVFIGIVRRSDIIEYCSNQLFAIKGT; translated from the coding sequence GTGAACATTGCTTTTTTTCTTTTGCCAAAAGATGAAGTGGCTTTTTTAAAATCAACCTCAACGATCAGGCAGGCACTTGAGAAACTTGAGCATCATCGATATACGGCTATTCCCGTACTTGATGAAAAAGGAAGATATTCTGAAACTCTGACCGAAGGCGATTTGCTTTGGACGATAAAAAACACGCCAGGGCTGACGTTTGAAACAAGCCATCGCTTTTCCATCTCCGGCATCCAAAAAGACCGGGTCATCAAGTCCGTCTATATTAATGCTGAGATGGAAGATCTCTTGTCTTTAATTGCCACCCAAAACTTTGTTCCTGTGGTGGATGATCAGGGTGTATTTATCGGCATTGTCCGCAGGAGTGACATTATTGAATACTGCTCCAATCAGCTGTTTGCCATAAAGGGGACTTAA